From a region of the Chitinophaga caseinilytica genome:
- a CDS encoding SPOR domain-containing protein gives MMLRTGCLLLLLLSAATALRAQESVQQEGNVKVTKDSRIDILIRKQVYINNLAIRNQPGFRVQVLTTNKRNEANEAKTRVMQRYPDYRTYIDFEAPYFKVRVGDFKSREEATELRKELAEYFPNGAFVVPTIINVSPEKED, from the coding sequence ATGATGTTAAGAACAGGCTGCCTGTTGCTATTGCTTTTATCCGCCGCTACCGCCCTGCGCGCGCAGGAATCGGTGCAGCAGGAAGGCAATGTTAAAGTGACCAAAGACAGCCGGATAGACATCCTTATCCGTAAACAGGTGTATATCAACAACCTGGCTATCCGCAACCAGCCCGGCTTCCGCGTTCAGGTGCTCACCACCAACAAGCGGAACGAAGCCAATGAGGCCAAAACCCGCGTGATGCAACGCTATCCCGATTACCGGACCTACATCGACTTCGAAGCCCCTTATTTCAAGGTGCGTGTGGGCGACTTCAAATCCCGCGAGGAGGCGACCGAACTGCGCAAGGAACTGGCGGAATACTTCCCCAACGGCGCGTTCGTAGTGCCTACCATCATCAACGTATCACCGGAAAAAGAAGATTAA
- a CDS encoding M20 family metallopeptidase: MKERIKALASEYAADLVACRRHLHAHPELSFQEFETSKFIQQQLESWGVPYRAGVAGTGIVALIEGKNPGKKVIALRGDIDALPIEEANDVPYKSQNPGIMHACGHDVHTTVALGAARILQQLRGEFEGTVKILFQPGEEKHPGGASLMIQDGALENPKPEAILGLHVLPAMETGLLGFREGKYMASADEIYITVKGKGGHAAAPHLTADTILIASNLVVSLQQIISRNNDPFSPSVLSICAFNGGHTTNVIPSEVKLMGTFRAMDETWRFKAHELIRKQATELVHAMGAEIDIDILVGYPTLYNNEAVTTNARKLAEDYLGADNVVDTELRMGAEDFAFYSQVIPACFFRLGTGNKAKGITSGVHTPKFDIDERALEIGAGTMAYLATQF, encoded by the coding sequence ATGAAAGAGCGGATCAAAGCCCTGGCCAGCGAATACGCCGCTGACCTGGTGGCTTGCAGAAGACATTTGCATGCACATCCCGAACTATCCTTCCAGGAATTCGAAACGTCGAAATTCATTCAGCAGCAGCTGGAAAGCTGGGGCGTTCCCTACCGCGCCGGCGTTGCCGGAACGGGCATAGTGGCCCTTATCGAAGGGAAAAACCCCGGCAAAAAGGTCATCGCCCTGCGCGGTGATATCGATGCGCTGCCGATCGAAGAAGCGAACGACGTCCCCTATAAATCACAAAACCCCGGCATCATGCATGCCTGCGGCCACGACGTGCATACCACCGTGGCCCTCGGCGCCGCGCGCATCCTGCAACAGCTGCGGGGCGAGTTCGAAGGCACCGTGAAAATCCTTTTCCAGCCCGGCGAAGAAAAGCATCCCGGCGGTGCCAGCCTCATGATCCAGGACGGCGCACTGGAAAACCCGAAACCCGAAGCTATCCTCGGCCTCCACGTGCTCCCCGCCATGGAAACGGGGCTCCTGGGCTTCCGGGAAGGAAAATACATGGCGAGCGCCGACGAGATCTACATCACCGTGAAAGGCAAAGGCGGCCATGCCGCGGCGCCCCATCTCACGGCAGATACCATCCTCATCGCATCCAACCTGGTGGTAAGCCTCCAGCAGATCATCAGCCGCAACAACGATCCTTTCTCCCCTTCCGTATTGTCTATCTGCGCCTTCAACGGCGGGCACACCACCAACGTGATCCCCAGCGAAGTGAAGCTCATGGGCACTTTCCGGGCGATGGACGAAACCTGGCGATTCAAGGCGCATGAGCTGATACGCAAACAAGCCACCGAACTGGTGCACGCCATGGGCGCGGAAATCGATATCGACATCCTCGTGGGCTACCCCACGCTGTACAATAACGAAGCCGTGACCACCAACGCCCGTAAACTCGCCGAAGATTACCTGGGCGCCGATAACGTGGTGGACACCGAACTGCGGATGGGCGCCGAAGATTTCGCGTTCTACTCGCAGGTGATCCCCGCATGCTTCTTCCGCCTCGGTACCGGCAACAAAGCCAAAGGCATCACCTCCGGCGTGCACACGCCCAAATTCGACATCGACGAACGCGCACTGGAAATCGGCGCGGGAACGATGGCTTACCTCGCCACACAATTCTGA
- the deoC gene encoding deoxyribose-phosphate aldolase, giving the protein MNINRYIDHTVLKPVTTLDDVKRLSMEAVEYDFAAVCVPPPFVSTAKTFLGGTTTAIATVIGFPFGYSAIEAKVAESVLAIIDGADELDMVANLIAVRGGDWAFLEKEIATIMPIIRNKQRKIKVIIESGILLEEEIVRCCELYGRYGVDFVKTSTGYAEKGASVEAVALMRKNLPANIQIKASGGIRTFAFAKELIAAGATRIGTSAGVAIMKEAAALQ; this is encoded by the coding sequence ATGAACATTAACCGGTACATCGACCATACCGTCCTCAAACCCGTTACTACGCTCGACGACGTAAAACGCCTCAGCATGGAAGCCGTGGAATACGACTTCGCCGCCGTGTGCGTGCCGCCTCCTTTCGTAAGCACGGCCAAAACCTTCCTCGGCGGCACCACCACCGCCATCGCCACCGTCATCGGTTTCCCCTTCGGCTATTCCGCCATAGAGGCCAAAGTAGCCGAATCCGTGCTCGCTATCATCGACGGGGCAGACGAGCTGGACATGGTCGCCAACCTCATCGCGGTGCGCGGGGGCGACTGGGCATTCCTGGAAAAGGAAATCGCTACCATCATGCCCATCATCCGGAACAAACAGCGCAAGATCAAGGTGATCATCGAAAGTGGCATATTATTGGAGGAAGAGATCGTGCGATGCTGCGAGCTATATGGGCGGTACGGGGTCGATTTCGTGAAAACCAGTACCGGCTACGCCGAGAAGGGTGCTTCCGTGGAAGCAGTGGCCCTCATGCGGAAAAACCTCCCCGCCAATATTCAGATCAAGGCTTCGGGAGGGATTCGTACCTTTGCTTTCGCCAAGGAACTGATCGCCGCAGGCGCTACCCGGATCGGGACGAGCGCCGGTGTAGCGATCATGAAAGAAGCGGCCGCCCTGCAATAG